From the Bacteroidota bacterium genome, the window GAAACGAAGTAACAATAATGCTCAGCCATTTTGAACCAAATACCTCCATGATGATTAAAGATATTTTGGGCCAGATATTGTTTGAAGAAAAGGTGGCTGGTACTCGAAAGAGATATGACTTATCTACTTTTAGTACAGGCGTTTACTTTATTGAAATCAAACAGGCTGATGTCATTATGATAAAGCAATTAGTGATTACCAGATAATTGTTCATTTTGACGTATTACCCGATGCCATCGCTTGAAGCGATGGCATCGGTGTTTAAAGACTGCCACTTTCCTTATCTTTGCAGGCTGTGGTTAAAATTGGTCATATAGAGTTGCCAGATCGGCCCTTGCTTTTAGCACCGATGGAAGATGTGAGCGATCCGCCTTTCCGTCATCTTTGCAAAAAGTATGGAGCCGACATGCTTTATACTGAATTTATTTCCTCTGATGGACTCATTCGTGATGCGCACAAGAGCGTCAAGAAGCTCGACATCTTCGATGATGAACGACCGGTAGGCATACAAATCTTTGGCGGCGAAGAAGGCCCCATGATGCGCAGTGCTGAAATTGTGGAAGCTGCCCGTCCTGAATTGCTAGACATCAATTATGGCTGTCCGGTCAAGAATGTAGTTTGCCGCAATGCAGGTGCCGGGATTTTAAGGGACATTGATAAAATGATCACCTTGACCGCCGCTGTGGTGAAAGCCACGAAGTTGCCGGTCACGGTGAAAACACGTTTAGGTTGGGACGACAATTCAATTCGTATAGTGGAAGTAGCAGAAAGGTTACAAGATGTGGGTGTTCAGGCGCTGTCTATTCACTGTCGCACTCGCCATCAGCTATACAAAGGCAAGGCTGACTGGAGTTGGATTGCGAAAGTGAAAGAAAATTCACGCTTACATATTCCTGTGTTTGGCAATGGAGATGTAAATACTCCTGAAAAGGCGCTGGAGATGATGAACACCTATGGAGCAGACGGAGTGATGATAGGTCGGGCCGCCATAGGCTATCCGTTCATCTTCCGTGAAATCAAACATTATTTCGCCACCGGTGAATATCGCTCTCCGCCTTCTCTGGAAGAGAGAATGGATGCCTGCAAAACCCACTTGCTAAGAAGCATAGAATGGAAGGGGCAAAAACTGGGTATCCTCGAAATGCGCCGTCACTACGCCCCCTACTTTGCCGGACTTCCGAACGTAAAAACATTCCGTTCTCGCTTGGTTACTTCCGAAGATATGAAAGAGATTCTTGACATTCTTTCTGAAATGGAAACTATTTATTCCAACAACGAAAGTATAGTTGGTTTATCAGCGATGACAAAATTGGCTTACGAAGGGCTAGATGGATAATGAATTCAGCTTCGTATTGTTTCCAAAACGTTTTTTCCAATTTTTTGCAGTTGTTGAATTTCATCCCCAGTCATGTTAGAAATCCGTTGTGCCTCATTTATTTCTCCTTCGCTGTAGTAGGTTCGTTTTGTTAACTTTTGTTGCTAAAATAAACCAGACTAATATAGCCTACCTTGGGGGATGATACTTCTTTAGTACAATGCACACCCCAATGGTGTGCATCCGCTGTTAATATCCTAAACTATGTGACTTAATTTTGCGTCTGTATTACGGAAGGGACGTCGTAATTACCGACCATATCAAATCATTAAATAGTAAGCCATGAAAAACATAGCAATTTTCGCCAGTGGTGCCGGCTCCAATGCCGAAGCCATTATTCAACATTTTAGCAATCATAAAGACATCCGCGTAGCACTGATTGTAACCAATAACGCCTCAGCCGGAGTATTGAAGGTAGCGGCTAAGCACAAAATTATTTCTAGCATTGTGAGCATAAAAGGTTTGCAAAACGAAAAACTAATGCGGGGTATGTTTACCGCCCAGCAGATTGAATTTGTGGTCCTTGCCGGCTTCTTGAAAATGATCCCCGACTATCTTTTAGAAGTGTTTCGCGGACGGATGGTAAATATCCATCCTGCCTTACTGCCCGCTTATGGCGGCAAGGGAATGTATGGGATGAAGGTACATGACCTGGTGATTGCCAACGAGGAGAAAGAATCAGGTATTACGATTCATTATGTGAACGACCGATATGATGAAGGAGAGATTATTCTTCAGAAAACTGTTGACATTGCAAAGAGCGATACTCCGAAAACATTAGCTGAGAAAATCCACAAGCTGGAACATGCTTGGTATCCGAAGACCATCGAAAAGCTATTGTCTTCAGACTATCTACATCAGCCGGTGATGCAATCGGTCATTTAAGTTGGAGGAAGTTTAGATTAAGTTTTCGCTTAATCTCATTCTCCCATTCGCTTTTCAGAATGCTTAAAATGGTATGGTCTC encodes:
- the dusB gene encoding tRNA dihydrouridine synthase DusB, which codes for MVKIGHIELPDRPLLLAPMEDVSDPPFRHLCKKYGADMLYTEFISSDGLIRDAHKSVKKLDIFDDERPVGIQIFGGEEGPMMRSAEIVEAARPELLDINYGCPVKNVVCRNAGAGILRDIDKMITLTAAVVKATKLPVTVKTRLGWDDNSIRIVEVAERLQDVGVQALSIHCRTRHQLYKGKADWSWIAKVKENSRLHIPVFGNGDVNTPEKALEMMNTYGADGVMIGRAAIGYPFIFREIKHYFATGEYRSPPSLEERMDACKTHLLRSIEWKGQKLGILEMRRHYAPYFAGLPNVKTFRSRLVTSEDMKEILDILSEMETIYSNNESIVGLSAMTKLAYEGLDG
- the purN gene encoding phosphoribosylglycinamide formyltransferase, which produces MKNIAIFASGAGSNAEAIIQHFSNHKDIRVALIVTNNASAGVLKVAAKHKIISSIVSIKGLQNEKLMRGMFTAQQIEFVVLAGFLKMIPDYLLEVFRGRMVNIHPALLPAYGGKGMYGMKVHDLVIANEEKESGITIHYVNDRYDEGEIILQKTVDIAKSDTPKTLAEKIHKLEHAWYPKTIEKLLSSDYLHQPVMQSVI